Proteins found in one Phoenicibacter congonensis genomic segment:
- a CDS encoding ABC transporter ATP-binding protein, with protein MLKKIQNTFALTDQGVKDFFRGAGFCALANIMLMLPIVVLYLITQDFVAHLSNTEISLPKLFPYAIGIIVALIVIFVTQMWQYNATYTVVYQESARKRISIAERLRKLPLSFFGNRDLADLTSVIMKDCSDHERVFSHIMPQMFGMGASTIVFAIMMLSYDWRLGVAALWPIPVALIALLMTSRIQKKRSVRKNAASLAINEGIQEFIECHREIRSLNKISAFENNLNNCIDKFEKEKIGAELALGITVSSAQGFMRLGIASVIVTGTLLLVAGQTDFLTFFVFLLAVTRVYDPINVILVAIALLIDLTHSLDRMRAIENAPAQKGATEFNPSGHDLVFENVSFSYNDNESVLNNVSFIAKEGQVTALVGASGSGKSTAAKLASRFWDVTSGSVSVGGINVSSVDPETLLQAFSEVFQDVVLFDNTVLENIRLGKKDATDSEVFEAAKAANCDEFVKRLPEGYNTIIGENGSRLSGGERQRISIARALLKNAPIVLLDEATASLDVENETQVQGALSVLLKDKTVLVIAHRLRTVDNADKIVVLDKGRVVEIGSPAELREKPNGKYRHMLELQGACANWNL; from the coding sequence ATGTTGAAAAAGATTCAAAACACATTTGCATTAACAGACCAAGGTGTAAAGGATTTCTTTAGAGGAGCAGGCTTTTGTGCACTCGCGAACATCATGCTGATGTTGCCAATAGTAGTACTTTATTTAATTACGCAAGACTTTGTTGCTCATTTAAGTAACACAGAAATAAGTTTGCCAAAGCTGTTTCCCTATGCAATTGGCATTATTGTAGCTTTGATTGTGATTTTCGTCACGCAAATGTGGCAATATAATGCGACCTACACCGTTGTCTATCAAGAGAGTGCGCGCAAACGCATCAGCATTGCAGAGCGCTTGCGAAAACTACCGCTTTCATTTTTCGGGAATCGCGATTTGGCTGATTTAACGAGTGTGATTATGAAGGATTGTTCAGATCATGAACGGGTTTTTTCGCACATTATGCCTCAGATGTTTGGCATGGGAGCATCAACAATTGTGTTTGCAATAATGATGCTTTCATATGATTGGCGTCTTGGCGTCGCTGCACTTTGGCCAATCCCTGTTGCTTTAATTGCTCTTCTCATGACATCTCGAATTCAGAAAAAACGTTCAGTGAGAAAGAACGCTGCAAGTTTAGCAATTAACGAGGGCATTCAGGAGTTCATTGAGTGCCATCGCGAAATCAGGTCGCTAAACAAAATTTCAGCATTTGAAAACAATTTGAATAACTGCATTGATAAATTTGAGAAGGAGAAAATTGGCGCTGAGTTGGCGCTCGGTATTACTGTTAGTTCTGCGCAAGGTTTTATGCGTTTAGGAATTGCCTCAGTTATTGTCACAGGCACGCTTCTTTTGGTTGCAGGACAAACAGACTTTCTCACTTTTTTCGTCTTTCTTCTTGCGGTAACAAGAGTTTATGATCCAATTAATGTGATACTAGTAGCAATTGCACTTCTCATAGACTTAACACACAGTCTAGATCGTATGCGCGCGATTGAAAACGCTCCCGCTCAGAAAGGCGCGACTGAATTTAATCCAAGTGGTCATGACCTAGTATTTGAAAACGTTAGTTTTTCCTACAATGACAATGAAAGCGTTTTGAATAATGTTTCGTTTATTGCAAAAGAAGGGCAAGTCACAGCTTTAGTTGGGGCATCTGGTTCTGGTAAAAGCACCGCAGCCAAACTTGCTTCGCGCTTCTGGGATGTCACTTCTGGATCTGTTTCGGTCGGTGGCATCAATGTTTCTTCTGTTGATCCAGAAACTCTTCTTCAAGCATTTTCTGAGGTTTTTCAAGACGTTGTTCTGTTTGACAACACTGTTTTGGAGAACATTCGTTTGGGCAAAAAGGATGCAACTGATTCTGAAGTGTTTGAAGCTGCAAAAGCTGCTAACTGCGATGAGTTTGTCAAACGTTTGCCTGAAGGTTACAACACGATAATTGGCGAAAATGGAAGCAGACTTTCTGGAGGTGAACGACAGCGAATCTCAATCGCTCGCGCACTTTTGAAAAACGCACCAATAGTTCTTTTAGATGAAGCAACTGCATCACTTGACGTCGAGAATGAAACACAGGTTCAGGGCGCATTATCAGTTCTTTTAAAAGACAAAACGGTTCTTGTTATAGCGCATCGTTTGCGCACGGTTGACAATGCTGACAAGATTGTTGTATTGGATAAAGGACGCGTTGTTGAGATTGGAAGCCCAGCAGAGCTTCGCGAAAAACCTAACGGAAAATATCGTCATATGCTTGAGTTGCAAGGTGCATGTGCAAACTGGAATTTATAG